Proteins co-encoded in one Jeotgalibacillus malaysiensis genomic window:
- a CDS encoding UDP-N-acetyl-D-mannosaminuronic acid dehydrogenase — MSIVNVIGLGYIGLPTALMFAKSGIKVVGTDNNLELVNFLSNGKLPFNENGLDQLFHDALSNGIEFTNEYQKTNIYILAVPTPYVEESKKLDPKYVISAVNSVLEICEKGATIIIESTISPGTIDKYIRPEIDKKGYIIGEDIHLIHAPERIIPGNMIFELENNSRTIGADSLDIGNKVKELYASFCKSEIIVTDIRSAEMSKVVENTYRDINIAFANELAKICRIDNMNVYEIIKIANMHPRVNILQPGPGVGGHCISVDPWFLVGDYPDLTNLILTARKTNDSMPKHVLSRIRDIMREHDIRDISKVGLYGLAYKENVDDTRESPTLQLLEQMDEHLAFGVKVFDPLVKERKVDHQFMNFEDFLNEVEIVVLMVGHEHIKENAALLENKLILDTKNLSLLEGSYKL; from the coding sequence GTGTCTATAGTGAATGTAATAGGCCTTGGTTATATTGGCTTGCCCACAGCACTAATGTTTGCAAAGAGCGGTATAAAAGTTGTAGGTACAGATAACAACCTGGAATTAGTAAATTTTTTGTCTAATGGTAAGTTACCTTTTAATGAAAATGGCTTAGATCAATTATTTCATGATGCTTTATCAAATGGTATTGAATTTACAAATGAATATCAAAAAACAAATATATACATACTAGCAGTGCCAACACCATATGTGGAAGAAAGTAAAAAACTTGATCCTAAATATGTAATTTCTGCGGTAAATAGTGTCCTTGAAATCTGTGAAAAAGGTGCAACCATAATTATTGAATCAACCATATCTCCAGGCACCATAGATAAGTATATTAGACCGGAAATTGATAAAAAAGGATATATTATTGGAGAAGATATCCATTTGATTCATGCGCCTGAGAGAATCATACCAGGAAATATGATTTTTGAACTTGAAAATAATTCAAGAACTATAGGTGCAGATAGTCTTGATATAGGAAATAAAGTTAAAGAATTATATGCAAGTTTTTGTAAATCAGAAATAATAGTCACAGATATTAGGTCTGCAGAAATGTCAAAAGTTGTAGAGAACACATATAGAGACATTAATATTGCATTTGCAAATGAATTAGCTAAGATATGTCGGATAGATAATATGAATGTATATGAAATAATTAAGATTGCAAATATGCACCCAAGGGTAAACATTTTACAGCCTGGACCAGGTGTTGGAGGACATTGTATTTCTGTAGATCCGTGGTTCCTTGTAGGGGATTATCCCGATTTAACAAATTTAATACTAACTGCTCGTAAAACTAACGATTCTATGCCAAAACATGTATTAAGTCGGATTAGAGATATAATGAGAGAACATGATATTAGAGACATTTCTAAAGTCGGACTTTATGGGTTAGCATATAAAGAGAACGTTGATGATACAAGAGAAAGTCCGACGCTACAATTGCTCGAACAGATGGATGAACATCTTGCTTTTGGAGTAAAAGTGTTTGATCCATTAGTAAAAGAAAGAAAAGTGGATCATCAATTTATGAACTTTGAAGATTTCCTAAATGAAGTTGAAATTGTTGTTTTAATGGTAGGCCATGAACACATAAAAGAGAATGCTGCTCTACTAGAAAATAAGTTAATTCTTGATACTAAAAACCTCTCATTATTGGAGGGAAGTTATAAATTATAG
- a CDS encoding glucose dehydrogenase has translation MTKGSWSRLLFFAMLIFVLALSACSSDESSEEASTDDSDAGTEESAEDENESSDEGTNESAETEPKVTEFEPAFPEQTRAPEVETETELNVEVIAEGLGVSWGMEEFEPNRFLVTQRDSAELLIVNLEDGSVSDPIEGTPEVNNESQGGLLDVTVAPDFDESRYVFMTFSQDIEGGTVTSVGKGVLSEDEASLEDFEVIFQATPAYDGDLHYGGRIIFDEEGNLFLTTGERSDDPIRERAQDLDAYLGKVIHITQDGEPVESNPFVEDEDALDGIYSYGHRNIQGIDFNPQTGDLWIVEFGPQAGDELNIIEPGSNYGWPIVSYGIEYSGELINEGIAEHEAQGFVEPVYYWDPTSAPSGMSFYDNDAIPEWENNLFIGGLLPNYIVRVVIEDDIIVGEERLLTDEGERFRDILVTEDGALIASTDGGKIYQITAAGEGN, from the coding sequence ATGACAAAAGGTTCATGGTCAAGATTATTGTTCTTTGCAATGCTGATCTTTGTATTAGCTTTGTCAGCATGTAGCAGTGATGAGTCTTCAGAGGAAGCATCAACTGATGATTCGGATGCTGGAACAGAGGAAAGTGCCGAGGACGAAAATGAAAGCTCAGATGAAGGTACAAACGAAAGTGCAGAAACTGAGCCAAAGGTTACTGAGTTTGAGCCGGCATTTCCGGAACAGACAAGAGCACCTGAAGTAGAAACTGAAACAGAGCTTAATGTGGAGGTTATTGCCGAGGGGCTTGGCGTGTCGTGGGGGATGGAAGAGTTTGAACCAAACCGCTTCCTTGTGACGCAAAGAGATTCAGCAGAACTGCTGATTGTAAACCTTGAAGATGGCTCTGTATCAGATCCGATCGAAGGTACACCAGAAGTAAATAACGAATCTCAAGGTGGTTTGCTGGATGTAACGGTTGCACCTGATTTTGATGAATCAAGATATGTATTTATGACGTTTTCTCAGGATATTGAAGGTGGTACGGTAACTTCTGTCGGTAAAGGTGTATTATCAGAAGATGAAGCCTCGCTTGAAGATTTTGAAGTCATTTTCCAGGCAACACCTGCCTATGATGGTGACTTACACTATGGTGGACGTATTATCTTTGATGAGGAAGGCAATCTATTTTTAACAACTGGAGAACGTTCAGATGATCCGATTCGTGAGCGTGCACAGGACCTGGATGCTTACTTAGGTAAAGTCATTCACATCACACAAGACGGAGAACCAGTAGAGTCGAATCCATTTGTTGAAGATGAAGATGCACTGGATGGCATTTACAGCTACGGTCACCGTAATATTCAGGGTATAGACTTCAACCCTCAAACAGGAGACCTGTGGATTGTTGAATTCGGTCCGCAAGCCGGAGATGAACTCAATATTATCGAACCAGGTTCTAACTATGGATGGCCAATTGTTTCTTATGGGATTGAATACTCTGGTGAACTAATCAATGAGGGTATTGCAGAACACGAGGCACAGGGCTTTGTTGAACCAGTGTATTACTGGGATCCAACGAGTGCACCAAGCGGGATGTCATTCTATGACAACGACGCCATTCCTGAGTGGGAAAACAACCTGTTCATCGGTGGCCTACTCCCGAACTATATTGTACGTGTCGTGATTGAAGATGACATCATCGTTGGAGAAGAACGTCTGCTAACTGACGAAGGAGAACGTTTCCGTGACATTCTTGTAACTGAGGATGGTGCGTTGATTGCATCTACTGATGGCGGTAAAATTTATCAGATTACTGCAGCGGGAGAAGGTAACTAA
- a CDS encoding UDP-N-acetylglucosamine 2-epimerase: MKKKIMVVFGTRPEAIKMCPLVKELKTRVSVDTIVCVTGQHREMLDQVLNTFNVTPDYDLSIMKEKQTLFDVSISILEKMKNILEKEKPDTVLVHGDTSTTFVTSLACFYLQIPVGHVEAGLRTYNIYSPYPEEFNRQAVGIVAKYNFAPTEMSKDNLFKEGKDSSSIHVTGNTAIDALNTTVRGDYSHEQIQWASDSRLIMITAHRRENLGEPMRNMFRAIKRIVDEYQDIKVIYPIHMNPVVREAANEILGNNDRVRIIEPLEVLDFHNFLANSYLILTDSGGIQEEAPSLGKPVLVMRDTTERPEGVEAGTLKLVGTEEENIYKNFKLLLEDSDEYEKMSKASNPYGDGFASKRIADVLEL, from the coding sequence ATGAAGAAAAAAATTATGGTTGTATTTGGTACACGTCCAGAAGCTATAAAAATGTGCCCTTTAGTTAAAGAGCTAAAGACACGGGTATCTGTAGATACCATTGTATGCGTTACGGGACAACATAGAGAAATGTTAGATCAGGTATTAAATACATTTAATGTAACACCGGATTATGATCTTTCTATTATGAAAGAAAAACAAACTTTATTTGATGTTTCGATAAGTATATTAGAGAAAATGAAAAATATATTAGAAAAAGAAAAACCAGATACTGTGTTAGTCCATGGTGATACATCTACTACGTTCGTAACGTCTCTAGCATGTTTTTACTTACAAATACCTGTTGGACACGTTGAAGCTGGGCTTAGAACTTATAACATCTATTCGCCATATCCAGAAGAATTCAATCGCCAGGCTGTGGGGATTGTTGCTAAATATAACTTTGCTCCCACAGAAATGTCTAAAGATAATCTATTCAAAGAAGGAAAAGATTCCTCTTCAATTCATGTGACTGGTAACACTGCTATAGACGCTCTTAATACAACTGTTAGAGGTGATTATTCGCACGAACAGATTCAGTGGGCATCAGATAGTCGACTTATTATGATCACTGCTCATCGAAGAGAAAACCTTGGAGAACCAATGAGAAACATGTTTAGAGCAATAAAAAGAATTGTTGATGAATATCAAGACATCAAAGTGATCTATCCTATACATATGAATCCTGTTGTCCGGGAAGCTGCTAATGAAATACTTGGTAATAATGATAGAGTTAGGATCATTGAACCATTAGAAGTGTTAGATTTTCACAATTTTTTAGCGAATTCTTATTTAATATTGACAGACAGCGGTGGTATTCAAGAAGAAGCCCCAAGCTTAGGAAAGCCAGTTCTAGTCATGAGAGATACTACAGAACGGCCAGAAGGCGTAGAAGCAGGAACACTGAAACTTGTAGGAACTGAAGAAGAAAATATTTATAAAAACTTTAAGTTGCTCCTAGAAGATAGTGATGAGTATGAGAAAATGAGTAAAGCAAGTAATCCGTATGGGGATGGTTTTGCTAGTAAGAGGATTGCGGATGTGTTGGAGCTTTAG